In Nicotiana tabacum cultivar K326 chromosome 11, ASM71507v2, whole genome shotgun sequence, a single window of DNA contains:
- the LOC107795974 gene encoding uncharacterized protein LOC107795974: MPVPVVDEEELHKKMTEKIARVLDEARSSNAMHQRKLKELSAIRSVTKSPEKFFGAFSRALTPLFDFQRRTASAERIIRFVAVFASVRDSKNASDCDAFLEKFLEFLLVAAVAANKTVRIRACQIISEIIMRLPDDTEVSSELWDEVIESMKTRVGDKVASVRTFAVRALSRFVNDSENADIFELYLETLPLEQNADVRRTIVLSLPPCHASSAAIIDCTLDVSESVRKAAYSVIASKFPLQSFSIKLRTLILERGLADRSSSVVKECFRMMKDEWLTKCCNGDLVELLKYLDVETYESVGESVMDSLLKAGLVKLQDGQSMRQFLTSNSDTVEGNCSIQLMEAETAFFWRAVSKHLQMEAHAKGSDAATTTGTESAVYASEASDKNDLLDRILPASIGDYVQLIKAHIVAGINHRFASRQLLLLGAMLDFSDATNRRVANEFLQELLRIPPDHELDEHDNEVIIGDGINLGGDKDWAAAVSELAKKVHAAPGEFEEVVLRVVEELARPCRERTADYMQWLHCLAVISLLLENVQSFRWMHGKSIEPTEVLHSVLLPGAKHVHLDVQRAAIRCLGLFGLLERRPSEDLVKQLRSSFVKGPSSVTVMASKALIDLGMWHGPIIVDKAMNQDLSSQLQDHKIKMLSDIKFSIGSEDLEIELLDLLYAGLEKHNSGDSDDCDEYETVQTVLGEGFAKTLLLSKKYPSTPALSNPLLLAELISLYFCSESKELGRLKQCLSVFFEHYPSLSLNHKKCLSKAFMPVMRSLWPGIYGNATGSTLMVSNMRKRATQASRFMVQMVQAPLYSEETAPANENDNENHIDSAEPSSEYETGEEGLAICIAAEVASFHAKKTAAEKAYVSALCKALSLLHFRPTEQGAVKLMRQLLNRVAESVLSENELLKEVKQMAERLKGLDKSPDQKLSSDEVKLILGKLDLDIVLDEDDSMDVLPTPAPKSTRPTRARRRAKEAIESSSDEEFPLSAVPTNPAVTSTRSQRASKTAALSKMAVKTIVKIDEYDDEEDEEADSQSDVTSDDDSDSDVEV, from the exons ATGCCAGTTCCAGTAGTAGACGAAGAAGAATTACATAAAAAAATGACCGAAAAAATCGCTAGGGTTTTGGACGAAGCTCGAtcgtcaaatgcaatgcatcaacGGAAGCTTAAGGAACTCTCGGCTATCCGTTCCGTTACGAAGTCACCGGAGAAGTTTTTCGGTGCATTCTCGAGAGCGTTAACACCGTTATTTGACTTCCAGCGTCGTACGGCTTCTGCCGAGCGAATCATCCGATTTGTCGCCGTTTTCGCCAGTGTGCGTGACAGTAAAAATGCTTCGGATTGTGACgcgtttttggagaagtttctggAGTTTCTGCTTGTGGCTGCTGTGGCGGCTAATAAAACTGTTCGGATTAGGGCTTGTCAGATAATTTCTGAG ATCATAATGCGATTGCCAGATGACACAGAAGTCAGCTCTGAACTTTGGGATGAAGTTATAGAGAGCATGAAAACACGTGTTGGTGATAAGGTTGCTTCTGTCCGTACCTTTGCCGTGAGGGCACTTTCACGGTTCGTTAATGACTCAGAAAATGCTGACATTTTTGAACTATATCTGGAGACACTTCCTCTTGAACAAAATGCG GATGTCCGTAGGACAATTGTCTTATCCCTTCCACCATGTCATGCATCTTCTGCAGCAATAATTGATTGCACACTGGATGTGAGTGAATCAGTACGCAAAGCAGCTTATTCCGTGATTGCTAGTAAATTTCCCCTGCAGAGCTTCAG CATCAAGCTCAGAACACTTATTTTGGAGAGAGGACTTGCTGATCGCTCTTCATCTGTTGTAAAGGAGTGCTTTAGGATGATGAAAGATGAGTGGCTCACCAAGTGTTGCAATGGGGACCTGGTAGAACTACTTAAATATCTTGATGTGGAAACATATGAATCAGTGGGAGAGTCTGTAATGGACAGTCTGTTAAAAGCAGGCTTGGTTAAGCTGCAAGATGGTCAAAGTATGAGGCAATTTTTGACATCGAACAGTGACACTGTTGAAG GCAATTGTAGCATCCAACTCATGGAAGCAGAAACTGCTTTCTTTTGGAGAGCTGTCAGTAAACACTTGCAAATGGAGGCACAT GCAAAGGGCTCTGATGCTGCTACAACAACAGGGACAGAATCTGCTGTATATGCATCAGAAGCTTCAGATAAAAATGATCTTCTTGACAGAATTCTACCTGCTTCTATTGGAGACTATGTTCAATTGATTAAAGCGCACATAGTTGCTG GAATTAATCACCGATTTGCATCTCGGCAACTGCTATTACTCGGTGCAATGCTTGATTTTTCTGATGCTACAAACAGAAGAGTTGCAAATGAATTTCTGCAGGAGTTGCTTCGCATACCCCCTGATCATGAATTAGATGAGCATGACAATGAGGTTATCATAGGAGATGGTATCAATCTTGGTGGTGACAAAGATTGGGCTGCTGCTGTATCAGAGTTGGCGAAAAAAGTCCATGCAGCTCCAGGAGAATTCGAAGAAGTAGTTTTACGTGTAGTGGAGGAGCTTGCTAGGCCTTGCAGAGAGAGGACTGCAGACTACATGCAGTGGTTGCACTGTCTTGCTGTGATTAGCCTTCTGTTAGAAAATGTTCAGTCTTTTCGCTGGATGCATGGAAAATCTATAGAACCGACTGAAGTCCTGCACTCTGTATTGCTGCCTGGG GCAAAGCATGTACACCTAGACGTTCAGAGGGCTGCCATTAGGTGCCTTGGTCTCTTTGGATTGTTAGAAAGGAGACCTAGTGAAGATTTAGTAAAGCAATTAAGGTCTTCTTTTGTTAAGGGCCCCTCTTCAGTTACTGTTATGGCTTCTAAGGCGTTGATTGACCTTGGAATGTGGCATGGTCCTATTATAGTTGATAAAGCTATGAACCAAGATCTCTCATCACAACTCCAAGATCATAAAATTAAAATGTTATCTGATATCAAATTTAGCATTGGAAGTGAGGATTTGGAGATAGAATTACTTGACCTGTTATATGCTGGATTGGAGAAGCACAATTCAGGTGATTCTGATGACTGTGATGAATATGAGACAGTTCAAACAGTTCTTGGTGAGGGCTTTGCTAAGACTCTTCTGCTAAGTAAGAAGTATCCGAGCACACCTGCTTTGTCAAATCCGCTGCTATTAGCTGAGCTCATAAGCTTGTATTTCTGTAGTGAGAGTAAGGAGCTTGGGAG GTTGAAGCAATGCCTTTCTGTATTCTTTGAGCATTATCCATCCCTCTCGTTGAACCACAAG AAATGTTTATCCAAGGCTTTCATGCCAGTTATGCGCTCTTTGTGGCCAGGCATCTACGGCAATGCCACTGGATCTACATTAATGGTCTCTAATATGCGCAAGCGTGCTACCCAAGCATCACGTTTTATGGTGCAGATGGTGCAGGCTCCCTTGTATTCTGAGGAAACTGCTCCAGCCAATGAAAACGATAATGAAAACCACATTGATTCGGCTGAACCTTCATCTGAGTACGAGACTGGGGAAGAAGGGCTTGCAATATGTATCGCTGCAGAG GTGGCCAGCTTCCATGCAAAGAAGACAGCTGCGGAGAAAGCATATGTTTCTGCACTGTGTAAGGCACTATCCTTGCTTCACTTTAGACCAACAGAACAAGGAGCTGTCAAGTTAATGAGGCAGCTATTGAATCGTGTTGCTGAATCTGTACTTTCTGAAAACGAGCTTCTTAAGGAGGTGAAACAGATGGCTGAAAGGCTAAAGGGTTTAGACAAATCTCCAGACCAGAAACTATCATCTGATGAAGTTAAACTTATTTTAG GAAAGTTGGATCTTGATATCGTACTTGACGAGGATGACTCGATGGATGTACTGCCAACTCCAGCGCCAAAATCAACCAGACCAACTCGTGCAAGGAGACGAGCTAAGGAAGCAATAGAATCTTCATCAGATGAAGAATTCCCCCTATCTGCTGTTCCTACTAATCCTGCTGTAACGAGTACTCGGTCACAAAGGGCTAGCAAGACTGCAGCATTGTCAAAGATGGCCGTCAAAACCATTGTAAAGATTGATGaatatgatgatgaggaagaCGAGGAGGCAGATTCTCAGTCTGATGTTACATCCGATGATGATTCTGATTCTGATGTAGAGGTATAA
- the LOC107782464 gene encoding nudix hydrolase 17, mitochondrial-like, with translation MELKEMVVLVSRSGRHLQRYNKGRRQVVGCIPYRYKDFTELSMVDEDAFEVLLISPQRKGKGLLFPKGGWEKDETIEDAAQRETVEEAGVRGEVECKLGTWYFENKSGDTAYEGHMFPLFVTEQLDSWPEKEIRERTWMSVCEARRLCQNGWMKEALELLVSRFTSQSNRTKGELYPGIERTSSGRATILPLGCRAQLLSLPLPSSTEEA, from the exons ATGGAATTGAAGGAGATGGTTGTTCTTGTATCACGTTCTGGCCGGCATTTGCAACGTTACAACAAGGGTCGTCGCCAAGTTGTTGG ATGTATACCTTACAGATATAAAGATTTCACTGAGTTATCAATGGTAGATGAAGATGCATTTGAAGTTCTTCTCATAAGTCCGCAAAGAAAAGGGAAAGGGTTGTTATTCCCAAAG GGAGGTTGGGAAAAAGATGAAACAATCGAAGATGCAGCACAGCGCGAGACAGTGGAGGAAGCTGGAGTACGAGGTGAAGTTGAG TGTAAACTGGGAACTTGGTACTTTGAGAACAAATCCGGTGACACTGCCTATGAAGGGCACATGTTTCCTTTGTTTGTAACAGAACAACTAGACTCTTGGCCTGAGAAAGAGATTCGCGAAAGAACTTGG ATGAGTGTATGCGAAGCAAGAAGGCTGTGCCAAAACGGATGGATGAAAGAAGCCTTGGAACTATTAGTAAGTCGTTTCACATCACAAAGCAATCGGACCAAAGGGGAACTATATCCAGGAATCGAACGTACCTCTAGTGGTAGAGCAACTATTCTTCCGTTGGGATGTAGAGCTCAATTACTTTCTTTACCACTACCAAGTTCTACTGAAGAAGCGTAG